GTGGCCGTCAGGGTCACTTCCACTTTGCCTTCGGCCTTGCCGCAGGTCAGGGGCAGGTACACGGTTTTCTGCTGTCCCGTTTCCAGGGTCAGCTGCGCAGGGACATCCCCCAGCGCGGCCGGGCCGGACACGGTGGCCTTCAGCTGGAACTGCCCCGCCGAAGGCGTGTCGTTACGCACGGTCAGAGGCACCTCCACCGTATCCCCCAAGGCCAGAAACCGGGGCAGGGTGGGCGTCAGCACCAGTGGTGTGCGCACCCTGGTCATGGCCGTGCCCACACCGAAGGCCTTGCCCTGGTTGGCCACGGCCACAATGCGCAGGGCGCCCTGGAAGTCGGGCAGACGCACATTGTGGGTGATGTTCCCGGAGGCGTCGGCCGTGAGCACGCCGGACCAGAAGGTTACGGGCTTGACCCGGCGGATGCCCTCGGTGCGCATGAAGCTCGAAGCCGCTGCCAGGGCGTCGCCGCCGCCGGCCAGGGGTTTGGCCGCGGACAGGTACGGGAAGAGCATGGCGAAGCTGTCGAGGCTGTTCACCTCAAGGGCCCGTTTGGCGTAGAAAAAGCCGAACGGATCGGGATTCTTCCCGCCGGCCAGTTGCAGGATGCCTTCGTCCACCACGGACACGGTGACTCTGGAATGGGGCCTGGCCGTCAGGTTGATGGCCAGATCCGTCCGCGGGCGTACTTCGGCGGGAGCGTCCACACGCACGGCCATCTTGTTGGACAGGCTGTCCACGAACAGGGGAATGGCCCCGAAGGCCCGCCCCGGCGTGCCGGGCCGGATATCGGTACCTTTGCGGACCAGAATGGCCGTCACATAGACATTGGGCTGCCAGGCTTCGCTTACCGGAATGCTGACCTGTCCGGTATTGCCGGTTAGCTCCACAACCTGGTGATGCCTCACGCCCTGCCCTTCCACGCAGACCAGCACCTTGCCCGCAAAGGGCGCGCGGAGCTGGATGGAAGCGGTTTCTCCACCCCGGTAGCCTTCCTTGTCCGGAATGAGTTCCAGCCGGGCCGGATTCTTGACCGCCCACGGGGAGTAGCCCCAGCCGCCGCAGTAGAATTCCTGCTCGGCCAGGGCGCCGGTTTTGGGATCCGTCAGGCGCACCCGGTAGGAACCGTAGTTCTGGGGCACCACCTCGAAGCTGCCCTTGCCCAGCCCGGCGGGCAGACTCTGGGTGGAGACTTCTACCGGATTGCGCACGGATTCATATACCACCCCCGTGTCGGATTTACGCATGACCGTCTGCCAGCGGTCCTGAAACAGGGTCACGGTCAGTTCCGGATTCTGGGTCTGCACGCCGTCGGCATTGACGGTCACGAATTCGAAAACGGCCTTTTTCCGGGGCTCGAACTCCATGGATTCCGGCTGCTTGATGCCCGGATACAGAGAGTAGGCATGGACCGGCACATACGTTCTGGCCGTGACGCCGCGTCCGCCCTGCTCCTGTACGCGGCTGGTGATTTCCGCCTGCAGGGCCAGAGGCGGGGTCAGATTTTCCGGGATGGCCGCGGTGAAGTTTCCCTGCCCTTCGGCGTCCAGCCGGGAATCCGTGGCCAGCAGCGGCATGGGCTCGAAAGTCCGCCCCGGATCGCCGAATGTGTAGGCTTCAAAGCCCTTGGGCGTGAAGGAGGCGTGGATGAGCCGGATTTTGGTCGAAACGGCCAGATTCGCGGCCGGCGGGCCGAAAAGGTAATGCGAGACCACGTTGAAATCGAACTTCTGGCCCGGACCGGCCTGCCGGGGCGTTTTAGCGATCTCCACGCTGATCCGGTCCGGAATGAATTCCTCCACCTGATAGGCGTACGTGCCGATGCTTTCGCCCCCGCTCATCACGTTCAGGGAATACCGGCCCGTCAGTGACCAGTCGGGGATGTCCAGGCTCACGGTGGCCATGCCCTGGTTCGGGGTCAGTTTCAGGGTGCGCAGCGTCCGGCCTTCGGGATCGCTCTGCTCCAGGGTCAGGGGCGCCGACGGCGGCTCCTGCAACTGGGCGTTGCGGATCAGGATGGCCGCATCCAAAGTTTCTCCTGGCCGGTAGATGTCGCGCTTGCCGTAGACATAGGCCTGAAGCCCGGCTGCGTTGACGGATGTGCCGCTGACGTCGAGTCCCGTGGTGTCGATGCCGAAATGATCCAGCATGAGGAAGCTGAAATCTTCTCTGGCCCAGGCCACGATCATGGCCGGATAGCCCATTTCGTCGTTTTCGGCGGGCCGGGAGAAGCGGGCCAGCCCCATCTCGTCCGTGCGGGCCGAGGCGAGGATCTGGTTCTTGGAGCTGATCAGGGCGACTTCCAGATCGCGCATGGGGCGCAGGGAGTCGATGGAATTGGCCCAGATCATGTACCCGCCATCCCAAGCTTTGGCCATGAGGCCGATATTTGTGCGCAGCACCCAGCGCGTGGCGCCCTGATATTCCGAAGGCAGGGTCAGGTTCAGCTTGTACAGGCCCGGCCGGTTGTCCCGCACCAGTTCGGACATGGAGATGGTGCGTTTTTCCTTTTTGTTGGGCGTGGACTGCAACGAAAAGGATTCGCGGTAGATTTCGCTACCCAGATGGTACGGCACAGAGCTTTCGTCCTCGCCGCCGCTGAAGATGGCATAGCCGTGGTCTTGAAAGAGGGCGCTCAGATTGTTGGGGAAAACCCGGCTTACGGTCAGTACCAGTTCGTCTGTGTTGACGTACTCAAGGCCGATGAGTCCCTGCCCCTGGCGGGGCAGGAACATGCCCTTGGCCGAAAAATCCACGCCGGGCGGCAGGTCCGGTATGGTCACGGCAGTCCGGTAGCTTTCGTTCAGCGAGGCTCCGTCGGCGGCTGTGAGTCCTCTGGACAGGGCCACTTCATACTTTTTGCCGGGTTCCAGACGGCCGGTGATGGTGGCGGTCCGGCCGTGGGTGGACACGGCGGCCTGGATA
Above is a window of Desulfomicrobium orale DSM 12838 DNA encoding:
- a CDS encoding alpha-2-macroglobulin family protein, with amino-acid sequence MSSTVKNWIIVLLCLVIAGQAWLLRDRFTNAFQEGPRIQNVTLDSPMRTTVTVEFNRPAPESALKQEHPAGIKPETEGQWVWANPYTLKFLSQTSLPLNMEYEIALNPDLFGEDMPESARTARIQTGEFAVREFSMNEMPSEAGPAMVELEGKISFNAPVDPQNLLDAMRLTEANGTVIDIFLQTSWRTSNFVFRSAPILKEKDARTLTLRLAPELTVAEKNLSLGREFLRGMTVVLDPVLKVVNLTPDSGPDQSQIAVEFSAPVQADKIREYMKITPDIQAAVSTHGRTATITGRLEPGKKYEVALSRGLTAADGASLNESYRTAVTIPDLPPGVDFSAKGMFLPRQGQGLIGLEYVNTDELVLTVSRVFPNNLSALFQDHGYAIFSGGEDESSVPYHLGSEIYRESFSLQSTPNKKEKRTISMSELVRDNRPGLYKLNLTLPSEYQGATRWVLRTNIGLMAKAWDGGYMIWANSIDSLRPMRDLEVALISSKNQILASARTDEMGLARFSRPAENDEMGYPAMIVAWAREDFSFLMLDHFGIDTTGLDVSGTSVNAAGLQAYVYGKRDIYRPGETLDAAILIRNAQLQEPPSAPLTLEQSDPEGRTLRTLKLTPNQGMATVSLDIPDWSLTGRYSLNVMSGGESIGTYAYQVEEFIPDRISVEIAKTPRQAGPGQKFDFNVVSHYLFGPPAANLAVSTKIRLIHASFTPKGFEAYTFGDPGRTFEPMPLLATDSRLDAEGQGNFTAAIPENLTPPLALQAEITSRVQEQGGRGVTARTYVPVHAYSLYPGIKQPESMEFEPRKKAVFEFVTVNADGVQTQNPELTVTLFQDRWQTVMRKSDTGVVYESVRNPVEVSTQSLPAGLGKGSFEVVPQNYGSYRVRLTDPKTGALAEQEFYCGGWGYSPWAVKNPARLELIPDKEGYRGGETASIQLRAPFAGKVLVCVEGQGVRHHQVVELTGNTGQVSIPVSEAWQPNVYVTAILVRKGTDIRPGTPGRAFGAIPLFVDSLSNKMAVRVDAPAEVRPRTDLAINLTARPHSRVTVSVVDEGILQLAGGKNPDPFGFFYAKRALEVNSLDSFAMLFPYLSAAKPLAGGGDALAAASSFMRTEGIRRVKPVTFWSGVLTADASGNITHNVRLPDFQGALRIVAVANQGKAFGVGTAMTRVRTPLVLTPTLPRFLALGDTVEVPLTVRNDTPSAGQFQLKATVSGPAALGDVPAQLTLETGQQKTVYLPLTCGKAEGKVEVTLTATGNGETATVSEELDQRAPLPVTRIMETGVLKGESGLVSAAAPDTLLPETVRRTVRLSVLPLMRFSGHLDNLLGYPYGCSEQTVSKAFPLLYFGSLAKQLAPGRFSTTGPAGLVHVAIRRLQTMQTSSGGYGYWPGAETDPWVSAYVCHFLLEAMQAGHTVPERMINRGLGYLTNLTNPPADAAGWEVERAAYALYVLALSKNPNLGSQDYLRETFGKNMKGVSRTLLAGAYFASGNPDAGFELLQINPTFDDGRPANGANLGSGLRDRALTALILQAQSPDDPRLAGLIERISEELDKGRWYSTQETSLAFMALGKFLSAWNDDRPFAGTLAWPGQTRPFEETRTFTAEGILTSGEISLTKTPADRQVFFTALTAGAPKTETHRPLAQGLEVEQTLLREDGQPLDMNNVRQGELIVMRTRVRSTSGNLDNVVVQSLLPAGLEVENPRLATTERLDWMEDVPQLEGHQDLRDDRILVFASLRGNKWATRYSVLRAVTPGAFTMPPIQAEAMYYPDIRAAGSIGTLRVVRDEQQ